One stretch of Amycolatopsis sp. NBC_00345 DNA includes these proteins:
- a CDS encoding LamB/YcsF family protein — protein sequence MDLNSDLGEGFGAWKMGDDEAMLDIVTSANVACGFHAGDPGVMRRVCERAAERGVTIGAHVGYRDLAGFGRRALDIAPEDLADDVLYQIGALDAFARAAGSRVRYVKAHGALYNKAAVDPDQAAALVEGVRRYGSELALLCPPDSEMLHAAVAAGVTGHAEAFADRAYTPSGQLVSRKEPGAVLHDAAAVAARAVTMATTGEVLDASGGKLMMRADSLCVHGDTPGAVELARQIRESLEAAGVTLAPFV from the coding sequence ATGGATCTCAACAGCGACCTCGGCGAGGGCTTCGGCGCCTGGAAAATGGGCGACGACGAAGCCATGCTCGACATCGTGACCAGCGCGAACGTCGCGTGCGGCTTCCACGCGGGCGACCCGGGCGTGATGCGCCGGGTCTGCGAGCGCGCGGCCGAGCGGGGCGTGACGATCGGCGCGCACGTCGGCTACCGCGATCTGGCGGGCTTCGGGCGGCGCGCGCTCGACATCGCGCCGGAGGACCTCGCTGACGACGTGCTGTACCAAATCGGCGCGCTCGACGCGTTCGCGCGCGCGGCCGGGAGCCGCGTCCGTTACGTGAAGGCGCACGGCGCGCTGTACAACAAGGCTGCGGTGGACCCGGACCAGGCGGCGGCGCTCGTCGAGGGCGTGCGCCGGTACGGCTCGGAGCTGGCGCTGCTGTGCCCGCCGGACTCGGAGATGCTGCACGCGGCCGTGGCGGCGGGCGTCACCGGCCACGCCGAAGCTTTCGCCGACCGCGCGTACACACCTTCGGGGCAACTGGTGTCGCGCAAGGAACCGGGCGCGGTCCTGCACGACGCGGCAGCGGTCGCCGCGCGCGCCGTCACGATGGCCACGACGGGCGAGGTGCTCGATGCTTCCGGCGGGAAGCTCATGATGCGCGCGGATTCCCTTTGTGTGCACGGGGATACGCCCGGCGCGGTGGAGCTGGCCCGGCAGATCCGGGAGTCGCTGGAGGCCGCGGGTGTGACGTTGGCGCCGTTCGTATGA
- a CDS encoding biotin-dependent carboxyltransferase family protein, with product MTGKAEILATGPFATIQDLGRPGLAAIGVGRSGAVDRGSLRLANRLVGNPEGHAALEVTLGGLRLRASEHATVAVTGAEVPVRAGRRAAAPNAPIALRPGEELTLGTAERGLRCYVAVRGGFDVRPVLGARATDTMGRLGPPPLAPGMTLPVGDVTGAPPAVDLAPRGRLPDEPTLRVTPGPRLDWFTATALSTLVSTPYTVTAELDRIGIRLAGTALTRARAGELQPEACVPGALQVPPSGVPILFLADHPVTGGYPVPAVVEEPDLDIAAQLRPGQRLRFTLA from the coding sequence ATGACCGGCAAAGCGGAGATCCTCGCCACCGGCCCGTTCGCCACCATCCAGGACCTCGGCCGCCCGGGGCTGGCGGCGATCGGCGTCGGGCGGTCGGGGGCCGTGGACCGGGGGTCGCTGCGGCTGGCGAACCGGCTCGTCGGGAATCCCGAAGGGCACGCGGCGCTGGAGGTGACGTTGGGCGGGTTGCGGCTGCGGGCGTCGGAGCACGCGACCGTCGCCGTCACCGGTGCGGAGGTGCCCGTGCGCGCGGGACGGCGGGCGGCCGCGCCGAACGCGCCGATCGCGTTACGCCCCGGCGAGGAACTGACGTTGGGCACGGCCGAGCGTGGCTTGCGCTGTTACGTGGCGGTGCGCGGCGGCTTCGACGTCCGTCCAGTGCTCGGTGCACGCGCCACCGACACCATGGGCCGGCTCGGGCCGCCGCCGCTGGCGCCCGGGATGACGCTGCCCGTCGGCGACGTCACCGGCGCGCCGCCCGCCGTCGACCTGGCGCCGCGCGGCCGTTTGCCCGACGAGCCCACGCTCCGCGTTACCCCGGGCCCCCGGCTGGACTGGTTCACGGCGACCGCACTGTCCACTTTGGTCAGCACGCCGTACACGGTGACGGCCGAGCTGGACCGCATCGGCATCCGCCTCGCCGGGACCGCCCTCACCCGCGCCCGCGCCGGCGAACTCCAGCCGGAGGCCTGCGTGCCGGGTGCGCTGCAGGTCCCCCCGTCGGGCGTGCCGATCCTGTTCCTCGCCGACCATCCCGTGACGGGCGGCTATCCCGTCCCGGCCGTCGTCGAGGAGCCCGACCTGGACATCGCCGCCCAGCTCAGGCCGGGTCAACGGCTGCGGTTCACCCTCGCTTGA
- a CDS encoding GntR family transcriptional regulator: MVNEDAPLGLEADRGLLSRTSTAERVAGVLRTRIAEGFFLPGGRLSELDIGNALGVSRNTLREAFRLLTHERLLTHELNRGVFVRVPTVEDVRDIYRVRKIVECAAVRGITAKPASYAKIAGTVADGDLAARHARWQDLGTANIRFHRELVALTGSERVAELMQGLAAELRLVFHVMADPRRFHERYLPRNHEILVPLEAGDGARTAELLDQYLADAEAQLVEAYAERPAAVR, translated from the coding sequence GTGGTCAACGAGGACGCCCCCTTGGGCCTGGAAGCCGACCGCGGCCTGCTGAGCCGCACGAGCACGGCCGAGCGCGTCGCGGGGGTGCTGCGCACCCGCATCGCCGAGGGGTTCTTCCTGCCCGGCGGCCGGCTCTCCGAGCTGGACATCGGCAACGCGCTGGGCGTCTCCCGCAACACGCTGCGCGAGGCGTTCCGGCTGCTGACCCACGAGCGGCTGCTGACCCATGAGCTGAACCGCGGGGTGTTCGTGCGCGTGCCGACGGTCGAGGACGTGCGCGACATCTACCGCGTGCGCAAGATCGTCGAGTGCGCCGCGGTCCGCGGGATCACGGCCAAGCCCGCCTCGTACGCCAAGATCGCCGGCACCGTGGCGGACGGCGACCTCGCCGCGCGGCACGCCCGCTGGCAGGACCTCGGCACGGCCAACATCCGGTTCCACCGCGAACTGGTGGCGCTCACCGGCAGCGAGCGCGTCGCCGAGCTGATGCAGGGCCTGGCCGCCGAGCTGCGGCTGGTCTTCCACGTGATGGCGGACCCGCGCCGTTTCCACGAGCGTTATCTGCCGCGTAACCACGAGATCCTGGTGCCGTTGGAGGCCGGTGACGGGGCCCGCACGGCGGAACTGCTGGACCAGTACCTCGCCGACGCGGAGGCCCAGCTGGTGGAGGCGTACGCGGAACGCCCGGCCGCGGTTCGCTGA
- a CDS encoding putative hydro-lyase, giving the protein MPLTRDPATLTPSAARALFRAGAEQPTTGWAYGYTQTNLIAVPQDWAEDVLLFCRRNPQACPVLDVSAPGDPATRLAAGADLRTDLPRYRIWHNGVLTGEVTDATGLWRSDMVAFSIGCSFTFETALRAEGVPLRHVEQGRNVAMYVTNRQCEPAGRLYGPMVVSMRQIPAARVEDAVRLTAAMPAVHGAPVHVGDPAELGITDLRRPDFGEYAVPEPGDVPVFWACGVTPQAALMATRPPFAITHAPGYMLVTDKLDSDYRVD; this is encoded by the coding sequence TTGCCACTCACGAGGGATCCGGCGACGCTCACACCGTCCGCCGCCCGCGCGCTGTTCCGCGCCGGCGCCGAACAGCCCACCACGGGCTGGGCGTACGGCTACACGCAGACGAACCTGATCGCCGTCCCGCAGGACTGGGCCGAAGACGTGCTGCTGTTCTGCCGGCGCAACCCGCAGGCGTGCCCGGTGCTCGACGTCAGCGCGCCCGGCGACCCGGCTACGCGGCTCGCGGCCGGCGCGGACCTGCGCACCGACCTGCCGCGTTACCGGATCTGGCACAACGGCGTGCTCACCGGCGAGGTGACGGACGCGACGGGGCTGTGGCGCAGCGACATGGTGGCGTTCTCGATCGGCTGCAGCTTCACGTTCGAGACGGCGCTGCGGGCCGAGGGCGTGCCGCTGCGGCACGTGGAGCAGGGCCGCAACGTCGCGATGTACGTGACGAACCGGCAGTGCGAGCCCGCGGGACGGCTGTACGGCCCGATGGTGGTGTCGATGCGGCAGATCCCGGCCGCGCGGGTGGAAGACGCGGTGCGGCTCACCGCCGCGATGCCCGCGGTGCACGGCGCGCCCGTGCACGTCGGGGATCCGGCGGAGCTGGGCATCACGGACTTGCGGCGGCCGGATTTCGGCGAGTACGCCGTTCCGGAACCTGGTGACGTACCGGTGTTCTGGGCCTGCGGCGTCACCCCGCAGGCGGCGCTGATGGCGACGCGGCCGCCGTTCGCCATCACGCACGCGCCGGGGTACATGCTCGTGACGGACAAGCTCGACAGCGACTACCGGGTGGACTGA
- a CDS encoding alpha-ketoglutarate-dependent dioxygenase AlkB family protein, protein MELLPRPRREVAPGAVHVPDWLDPEAQRELVEACRGWRGYRATRLPGGGVMSVRTVCLGWHWSPYRYTRTVDDGSPVLPFPGWLGDLGRRAVADAYGGPVDYRPDVALVNFYDATAKMGLHQDKDERVLDPVVSLSLGDTCVFRFGNTENRNRPYTDVELRSGDLFVFGGPSRLAYHGVPKTLPGTAEPELGLKGRLNLTLRVSGL, encoded by the coding sequence ATGGAGCTGCTGCCCCGCCCGCGGCGGGAGGTCGCGCCGGGCGCGGTCCACGTGCCGGACTGGCTGGACCCCGAAGCGCAGCGCGAGCTGGTCGAGGCCTGCCGCGGCTGGCGCGGCTACCGCGCGACGCGGCTGCCCGGCGGCGGCGTGATGTCCGTGCGGACGGTCTGCCTCGGCTGGCACTGGAGCCCGTACCGGTACACGCGCACGGTCGACGACGGCTCTCCCGTGCTGCCGTTCCCGGGCTGGCTGGGCGACCTCGGCCGGCGCGCGGTGGCGGACGCGTACGGCGGGCCTGTGGATTACCGACCGGACGTCGCGCTGGTGAACTTCTACGACGCCACCGCGAAGATGGGCCTGCACCAGGACAAGGACGAGCGCGTGCTGGACCCGGTGGTGTCGCTCAGCCTCGGCGACACGTGTGTGTTCCGCTTCGGCAATACGGAGAACCGCAACCGGCCCTACACCGACGTCGAACTGCGCTCCGGCGACCTCTTCGTCTTCGGCGGCCCTTCGCGGCTGGCGTACCACGGCGTGCCGAAGACGCTGCCCGGCACGGCGGAGCCGGAGCTGGGGCTGAAGGGGCGGCTCAACCTGACGTTGCGGGTTTCGGGGTTGTGA
- a CDS encoding IS256 family transposase, protein MTQDTSSREGDETAARRLADAFSPSAIDALLKDAKSAGTPIDGVDGLLNQMTKAVLERALQAELTDHLGYDAGDPAGHGSGNSRNGKSRKTVSTTNGPVDIEVPRDRNGSFEPAIVPKRARRIGNIDDMILSLYSRGMTTRDIEAHLREVYGVNASRELISNITDVVVDEIKAWQSRPLDEVYPILYVDGIRIRVKDNGVVTTKVAYLAIGVDVDGRKHALGCWIQDTEGAKFWQKVLSDLRNRGVKDILIACCDGLTGLPDAIHAIFPDTVVQTCVVHVIRNAMRFVSYGDRKKIVKAMKEIYTAPTLEAAELGLAEFDKQFGTQYPGAVDVWRNAWDEFIPFLDYPPELRKIVYTTNAIESINFQLRKITKNRGHFPDKDAAMKLLYLGLRNISSQRGGESGTGTRGWKVALNTLIDIFPGRILF, encoded by the coding sequence GTGACTCAGGACACATCGTCTCGTGAGGGTGACGAGACGGCGGCGCGGCGGCTCGCGGACGCGTTCTCGCCGTCTGCGATTGACGCGTTGCTGAAGGACGCGAAATCGGCCGGCACGCCGATCGACGGCGTGGACGGCCTGCTGAATCAGATGACCAAAGCGGTGCTGGAACGCGCTTTGCAGGCCGAGTTGACCGACCATTTGGGCTACGATGCCGGTGACCCGGCAGGTCATGGGTCCGGAAATTCTCGTAACGGAAAGTCCCGGAAAACTGTGTCGACCACGAATGGCCCGGTCGATATTGAGGTACCTCGTGACCGGAATGGCTCGTTCGAACCGGCTATCGTGCCGAAACGAGCACGGCGTATCGGCAACATTGATGACATGATCCTGTCGCTCTATTCGCGCGGTATGACGACACGTGATATCGAGGCGCATTTACGTGAAGTGTATGGCGTGAACGCGTCTCGGGAATTGATCTCGAATATCACCGACGTGGTGGTCGACGAGATCAAAGCATGGCAATCGCGCCCGCTGGACGAGGTTTATCCGATCCTGTATGTCGACGGAATCCGGATCCGGGTCAAGGACAACGGGGTCGTCACCACCAAGGTCGCTTACCTGGCCATCGGGGTCGACGTGGACGGCCGCAAGCACGCCCTGGGATGCTGGATCCAGGACACCGAGGGAGCGAAGTTCTGGCAGAAGGTCTTGTCCGACCTGCGTAACCGAGGTGTCAAGGACATCCTCATCGCCTGCTGCGACGGACTGACTGGCCTGCCCGACGCGATTCACGCGATCTTCCCGGACACTGTCGTGCAGACTTGTGTTGTGCACGTCATCCGCAACGCGATGCGATTCGTGTCCTACGGCGACCGCAAGAAGATCGTCAAAGCGATGAAAGAAATCTATACCGCGCCCACTCTCGAAGCAGCCGAGCTCGGCCTGGCCGAATTCGACAAACAATTCGGTACCCAATACCCGGGCGCTGTCGACGTGTGGCGCAACGCATGGGACGAGTTCATCCCATTCCTCGACTACCCACCCGAACTCCGCAAAATCGTCTACACCACCAACGCCATCGAGTCTATCAACTTCCAACTCCGCAAAATCACCAAGAATCGCGGCCACTTCCCCGACAAAGACGCCGCAATGAAACTTCTCTACCTCGGACTCCGCAACATATCCAGTCAACGCGGTGGTGAATCAGGAACCGGAACACGCGGCTGGAAGGTGGCACTCAACACACTGATCGACATCTTCCCCGGACGCATACTCTTCTGA
- a CDS encoding alcohol dehydrogenase catalytic domain-containing protein yields the protein MRAVVIEEFGLLPQVVEVPDPVAPPGGVVVAVDATGVCRSDWHTWQGHDPDVSLPHVAGHELAGRIAAVGEGVRGWAVGARVTVPFVCACGTCAQCARGDQQICDDQFQPGAPHWGSFAELVAIEHAEPNLVALPDGMSALAAAALGCRFGTAFRAVLRQGGVRAGQWVAVYGCGGVGISAVLLAAAAGAKVVAVDVSPHARALAERSGAVLSVDAGAFDGPEEVAAHVRSLTDGGAHVSLDCLGSPQTCAASVGSLRKRGRHVQAGLMPPGQGVAPIPMHRVIGGELEIVGIHGLQAYEYPELLSVVETSGIDLAALVGKRIGLDDVPAALEAMNDPVPAQAGVTVVEFP from the coding sequence ATGCGTGCCGTGGTGATCGAGGAGTTCGGGCTGCTGCCCCAGGTGGTCGAGGTGCCGGACCCGGTCGCGCCGCCGGGCGGGGTGGTCGTCGCAGTGGACGCGACCGGCGTCTGCCGCAGCGACTGGCACACCTGGCAGGGGCACGACCCGGACGTCTCGCTGCCGCACGTCGCCGGGCACGAGCTGGCCGGTCGCATCGCCGCGGTGGGTGAAGGGGTGCGCGGCTGGGCGGTCGGCGCGCGCGTGACTGTCCCGTTCGTGTGCGCCTGCGGCACCTGCGCCCAGTGCGCCCGTGGTGACCAGCAGATCTGCGACGACCAGTTCCAGCCCGGCGCCCCGCACTGGGGCTCGTTCGCCGAGCTGGTCGCCATCGAGCACGCGGAGCCGAACCTCGTCGCGCTGCCGGACGGCATGTCCGCACTTGCGGCGGCGGCGCTCGGCTGCCGCTTCGGGACGGCGTTCCGCGCGGTGCTGCGCCAGGGCGGCGTGCGCGCCGGGCAGTGGGTGGCGGTTTACGGCTGTGGCGGCGTCGGCATCTCCGCCGTGCTGCTCGCGGCGGCCGCGGGCGCGAAGGTCGTCGCCGTGGACGTCTCGCCGCACGCCCGCGCGCTGGCCGAACGGTCCGGCGCCGTGCTCAGCGTCGACGCCGGCGCGTTCGACGGCCCGGAGGAGGTGGCCGCGCACGTCCGCTCCCTGACCGACGGCGGCGCGCACGTTTCCCTCGACTGCCTCGGCTCGCCGCAGACGTGCGCCGCGTCCGTCGGCAGCCTGCGCAAGCGTGGCCGTCACGTGCAGGCGGGGCTGATGCCGCCGGGCCAGGGCGTCGCGCCGATCCCGATGCACCGCGTGATCGGCGGGGAGCTGGAGATCGTCGGGATCCACGGGCTGCAGGCGTACGAGTACCCGGAGCTGCTGAGCGTCGTCGAGACCTCGGGCATCGACCTCGCGGCGCTCGTCGGCAAGCGGATCGGGCTTGATGACGTGCCCGCCGCGCTCGAGGCGATGAACGACCCGGTGCCGGCGCAGGCGGGCGTCACCGTCGTCGAGTTTCCTTGA
- a CDS encoding 5-oxoprolinase subunit B family protein, with protein sequence MTAWRILRYGGSAALVETADVLGFQAALELSPPVGVVELVPAAQTLLVRYDPLATSWDALASSLRSVSVVDSSVNASATVTLPVRYDGADLDAVAAASSLTTSEVVRRHSSATYIAAFCGFAPGFAYLTGLDPALHLPRRPTPRTRVPAGAVAIAGDYTAVYPHPSPGGWHLLGHTDAPVWDVERPRPNLLVPGTRVRFEVIR encoded by the coding sequence ATGACGGCTTGGCGGATCCTGCGTTACGGCGGCTCGGCGGCGCTGGTGGAGACGGCGGACGTGCTGGGTTTCCAGGCCGCGCTGGAGCTTTCGCCGCCAGTGGGCGTGGTGGAGCTGGTCCCGGCGGCTCAAACCCTGCTGGTGCGTTACGACCCTTTGGCGACTTCCTGGGACGCTTTGGCCTCTTCGCTGCGCTCTGTGTCTGTTGTGGACTCTTCTGTAAATGCTTCTGCCACTGTGACCCTGCCGGTGCGCTACGACGGCGCAGACCTGGACGCCGTGGCCGCCGCGTCTTCACTGACCACGTCAGAGGTCGTGCGACGGCACTCATCGGCTACTTACATCGCAGCTTTTTGCGGCTTCGCCCCGGGTTTCGCCTACCTGACGGGCCTGGACCCGGCCCTGCACCTGCCACGCCGCCCGACCCCACGCACCCGCGTCCCGGCCGGCGCCGTCGCCATCGCGGGCGACTACACGGCGGTCTACCCACACCCGTCCCCCGGCGGCTGGCACCTGCTGGGCCACACGGACGCCCCGGTATGGGACGTCGAACGGCCCCGGCCGAACCTGCTGGTGCCGGGAACACGCGTGCGCTTCGAGGTGATCCGCTGA
- a CDS encoding MFS transporter: protein MNVTASSTTASRPFGWFHSLGHKGKRAFAGAFGGYGLDSFDYQTLPFGLAAITAYFGISSGEAGLLGTTTLVVSAIGGIGAGVLADRIGRVRTLQLTIAMYTIFTVLCGFAPNFETLLVLRGLQGLGFGGEWAVGAALVAEYCQPRYRGRTVAFVQSAWAVGWGLLVIVYTVLFSVLDEAIAWRVLFWVGVIPALLVLWVRRSVEDAPAVTERRKKAPVRGSLAGIFRPGLLRTTLFAALLATGVQGGYYTLFTWMPNYLKVSRGLSVVGTGGYFALLIPGAFIGYVCGGYLTDLLGRKKTFLLFSVLSAVLILLFVQLPYGANGLMLLISFPLGFSTSAIFSGFGAYLAELYPSELRATGQGFTYNFGRAVGAAFPAVVGFMGAGGAIALGAVGYVIAALALLGLPETRGTELPESVAVQEGS, encoded by the coding sequence ATGAACGTGACAGCCAGCTCCACCACCGCGTCCCGGCCGTTCGGCTGGTTCCACTCCCTCGGCCACAAGGGCAAACGCGCCTTCGCCGGCGCGTTCGGCGGCTATGGGCTCGACTCCTTCGACTACCAGACCCTGCCGTTCGGCCTGGCCGCCATCACCGCCTACTTCGGCATCTCCTCGGGCGAGGCGGGCCTGCTGGGCACGACCACGCTGGTGGTGTCCGCGATCGGCGGCATCGGCGCCGGCGTGCTGGCGGACCGGATCGGCCGCGTCCGCACCCTGCAGCTGACCATCGCGATGTACACGATCTTCACCGTGCTCTGCGGCTTCGCACCGAACTTCGAGACGCTGCTGGTCCTGCGCGGACTGCAGGGCCTCGGCTTCGGCGGCGAGTGGGCAGTGGGCGCCGCGCTGGTCGCGGAGTACTGCCAGCCCCGCTACCGCGGCCGCACCGTCGCGTTCGTGCAGAGCGCGTGGGCCGTCGGCTGGGGGCTGCTGGTGATCGTCTACACGGTGCTGTTCAGCGTGCTCGACGAAGCCATCGCGTGGCGGGTGCTGTTCTGGGTCGGCGTCATCCCGGCGCTGCTCGTGCTGTGGGTGCGACGCAGTGTGGAGGACGCGCCGGCCGTCACGGAGCGCCGGAAGAAGGCGCCCGTCCGCGGTTCGCTGGCCGGGATCTTCCGGCCGGGCCTGCTGCGCACGACGCTGTTCGCCGCGCTGCTCGCGACCGGCGTCCAGGGCGGCTACTACACGCTGTTCACCTGGATGCCGAACTACTTGAAGGTCAGCCGCGGGCTGTCCGTGGTCGGCACCGGCGGGTACTTCGCGTTGCTCATCCCGGGCGCGTTCATCGGCTACGTCTGCGGTGGCTATCTCACAGACCTGTTGGGGCGTAAGAAAACCTTCCTGCTCTTCTCGGTGCTGTCGGCGGTGCTGATCCTGCTGTTCGTGCAGCTGCCGTACGGCGCGAACGGGCTGATGCTGCTGATCAGCTTCCCGCTCGGCTTCTCGACATCGGCGATCTTCAGCGGCTTCGGCGCGTACCTCGCGGAGCTGTACCCGAGCGAGCTGCGTGCCACCGGACAGGGCTTCACGTATAACTTCGGCCGCGCGGTGGGTGCGGCGTTCCCGGCCGTGGTCGGGTTCATGGGCGCGGGCGGCGCGATCGCGCTCGGCGCCGTCGGCTACGTCATCGCGGCGCTCGCGCTGCTGGGGCTGCCGGAAACCCGGGGCACGGAACTTCCGGAAAGCGTTGCGGTACAGGAGGGATCATGA
- a CDS encoding family 16 glycosylhydrolase, producing the protein MSFSRSLRRTRWAGLFAATALLTLAVQVAPAAISPPEAAAAASFTDDFNGPAGSAADGSKWNYETGDNVNNHEREYYTSGTNNAALDGQGHLVITAKKENPGNYNCWYGRCEYTSARLNTSGKFSQAYGHFETRMKLPRGQGMWPAFWMLGGGNWPTDGEIDVMENVGFEPNTVHGTIHGPGYSGANGIGAGYNGPNFSDDFHTYAVDWSPNKIVWSVDGNVYQTRTPADLNGNRWVYDHNFFIIMNLAVGGYWPGDPNSSTQFPQQLVVDYVHVTTDGGGGTPPTGRTGTITGIGGKCVDVAGASSANSTPIQITDCNGNAAQSWTVSSDGTLRALGKCMDVTGASTADGAAVQLYDCNNSSAQQWVVTAAHDIVNPAANKCLDATGNSSANGTRLQIWTCGGGANQKWTAP; encoded by the coding sequence ATGTCCTTCTCGCGCTCACTGAGACGTACCCGCTGGGCCGGCCTCTTCGCGGCCACTGCCCTGCTGACCCTCGCGGTCCAGGTGGCGCCCGCCGCGATTTCCCCGCCCGAAGCGGCGGCCGCGGCCAGCTTCACCGACGACTTCAACGGCCCGGCCGGCAGCGCCGCGGACGGCTCCAAGTGGAACTATGAAACCGGCGACAACGTCAACAACCACGAACGGGAGTACTACACCTCCGGCACGAACAACGCGGCGCTCGACGGCCAGGGCCACCTGGTCATCACCGCCAAGAAAGAGAACCCCGGCAACTACAACTGCTGGTACGGCCGCTGCGAGTACACCTCCGCGCGGCTCAACACGTCCGGCAAGTTCAGCCAGGCCTACGGCCACTTCGAGACCCGCATGAAGCTCCCGCGCGGGCAGGGCATGTGGCCGGCGTTCTGGATGCTCGGCGGCGGGAACTGGCCGACCGACGGCGAAATCGACGTGATGGAGAACGTCGGCTTCGAGCCCAACACCGTGCACGGCACCATCCACGGCCCCGGTTACTCCGGCGCCAACGGCATCGGCGCCGGGTACAACGGCCCGAACTTCTCCGACGACTTCCACACCTACGCCGTGGACTGGTCGCCGAACAAGATCGTCTGGTCGGTGGACGGCAACGTCTACCAGACCCGCACCCCGGCCGACCTGAACGGCAACCGCTGGGTCTACGACCACAACTTCTTCATCATCATGAACCTGGCCGTCGGCGGTTACTGGCCCGGTGACCCGAACAGCAGCACGCAGTTCCCGCAGCAGCTGGTCGTCGACTACGTGCACGTGACCACCGACGGCGGTGGCGGCACTCCGCCGACCGGGCGCACCGGCACGATCACCGGCATCGGCGGCAAGTGCGTCGACGTTGCCGGAGCCAGCAGCGCCAACAGCACGCCGATCCAGATCACCGACTGCAACGGCAACGCGGCCCAGAGCTGGACCGTCAGCAGCGATGGCACCCTGCGCGCGCTGGGCAAGTGCATGGACGTGACGGGAGCGTCCACAGCGGACGGTGCGGCCGTCCAGCTCTACGACTGCAACAACTCCAGCGCACAGCAATGGGTCGTCACCGCGGCCCACGACATCGTGAACCCGGCGGCGAACAAGTGCTTGGACGCCACCGGAAACAGCTCCGCCAACGGAACCCGGCTGCAGATCTGGACCTGCGGCGGCGGTGCCAACCAGAAGTGGACCGCCCCCTGA
- a CDS encoding RICIN domain-containing protein has protein sequence MRRRALAAIGGLLAATAVTLIPASAQAATGTITGIGGKCVDVAGASSANGTPIQITDCNGNAAQQWNVGSDGTIRALGKCLDVAAASTADGAAVQLYDCNNTGAQQWTVTAAHDIVNPAANKCLDATGNSSANGTRLQIWTCGGGANQKWTAPGGGTTPPPSSGAMAVAPYLYNGWGSPPNPSTITNATGVKWFTLAFVLSNGYCNPQWDGARALTGGVDQGTVNTVRAGGGDIIPSFGGYSGNKLESSCGSAGELATAYQKVINAYGLKAIDIDIEADAYSNPTVQQRTVDALKTVRANNSGIKIYVTFGTGTSGPDSSLVNRAASSGLTVDGWVIMPFDFGGAGQNMGTLTTRAAEGLKTVVKNAYGYTDDNAYRHMGISSMNGVTDQNEIVTVADFGTILGYANQHHLARLTFWSANRDRPCTGGPADSCSGVSQQAWDYTRAFASYTG, from the coding sequence ATGAGACGAAGAGCCCTCGCGGCGATCGGCGGCCTGCTGGCCGCCACCGCCGTCACCCTGATCCCGGCCAGCGCACAGGCGGCCACCGGCACGATCACCGGCATCGGCGGCAAGTGCGTCGACGTCGCCGGCGCCAGCAGCGCCAACGGCACCCCGATCCAGATCACCGACTGCAACGGCAATGCCGCGCAACAGTGGAACGTCGGCAGTGACGGCACCATCCGCGCGCTCGGCAAGTGCCTGGACGTCGCGGCGGCGTCCACAGCGGACGGTGCGGCCGTCCAGCTCTACGACTGCAACAACACCGGCGCACAACAGTGGACCGTCACCGCGGCCCACGACATCGTCAACCCGGCGGCCAACAAATGCCTCGACGCCACCGGAAACAGCTCCGCCAACGGAACCCGGCTGCAGATCTGGACCTGCGGCGGCGGCGCCAACCAGAAGTGGACCGCACCCGGCGGCGGCACGACCCCGCCACCGTCGTCCGGCGCGATGGCCGTCGCCCCGTACCTCTACAACGGCTGGGGCAGCCCGCCGAACCCGTCCACGATCACGAACGCCACCGGCGTCAAGTGGTTCACCCTCGCGTTCGTGCTGTCCAACGGTTACTGCAACCCGCAGTGGGACGGCGCGCGGGCACTGACCGGCGGCGTGGACCAGGGCACGGTCAACACGGTGCGCGCCGGGGGCGGCGACATCATCCCGTCGTTCGGCGGTTACAGCGGCAACAAGCTGGAGTCGTCCTGCGGCAGCGCGGGTGAGCTGGCCACGGCGTACCAGAAGGTGATCAACGCCTACGGCCTGAAGGCGATCGACATCGACATCGAGGCCGACGCCTACAGCAACCCGACGGTGCAGCAGCGCACCGTCGACGCGCTGAAGACCGTGCGCGCCAACAATTCCGGTATCAAGATCTACGTCACCTTCGGCACCGGAACGAGCGGCCCGGACTCGAGCCTGGTCAACCGCGCCGCGTCGTCCGGGCTGACCGTGGACGGCTGGGTCATCATGCCGTTCGACTTCGGCGGAGCCGGGCAGAACATGGGCACCCTGACCACGCGCGCGGCGGAGGGGCTGAAGACGGTCGTCAAGAACGCCTACGGCTACACCGACGACAACGCCTACCGGCACATGGGCATCTCGTCCATGAACGGGGTCACGGACCAGAACGAGATCGTCACGGTGGCGGACTTCGGCACCATCCTGGGTTACGCGAACCAGCACCACCTGGCGCGCCTGACCTTCTGGTCCGCCAACCGCGACCGGCCCTGCACCGGCGGTCCGGCGGACAGCTGTTCCGGGGTGTCCCAGCAGGCGTGGGATTACACGAGGGCCTTCGCCTCGTACACGGGCTGA